AATGGTCGAGTATGTTTTCTACGTCCTTTTTTAAGTTATCTTCAACTCTCGCCCGAATCATTGCTGTTTTTGCCATGACAACTACCCCTTTAATTTAATTGTTCCCCAATTGAGATACATTGTCAATCATTACTTTGCCTTAAAAATACTCAAACGAAATGGTTTTAATTATCTGATAAATCGCGGCATGTTCGCTTAACGAAATAGGCTTCTCGACGTTCGCGGTTCTGGAGCGCGCTAAACGCGCGAAAGAATTGGAACGAGGCTTGAGGCGCCTTAGCGCCGTCTCGCAAGCCGAGTGACAAAGCGAATGTGCCGGAGGCCAAGCGAGAGTTGCGAAGCAATCTCGAAGCGCCGCGAGAAGCCGCAGTTAGACGCAGGCGACAACTAACCTATTTTAGCCCTTAGTATCTCAATATCATTATATTCCATATATTTGGCTGGCAAATAATGAGTCGGATCAAACTCCTTACTCTCATTAAAAAAACCTTTTGGAATATTTCTGACTAACCTATACTTTTCTAAAAAGAATTCCTTTTTCCAAGTCAAACCGATATCAGAAATGATATTAATTAGAAGTAATGCTTGTTCATGATTTGATAACTGAGACCGAATATTTCTAACGTACTCATATTTATCTATGTTTATTCTTTGATAGTGAACAAATTTAACAATCGCATATAAATTCCTATAGTAATGACCTAAACGAGATTGATGTCCTTGAAAAGGAATATAACTCAGTTTACTTTTCTTTCTCACTTTTTTTATGGTTTTAGGATTTTGTAACTTTATAACCAATTTCTTAATGAGAAACTTAGGATAACGAGCAAGGGCGTTAGTGAGTATTTTTGTAGAAGTTTTTCCAACTCCGTAAAAAAAGATTAAGTACGAAATATTTACAACTTCTTCATTGTTGTAAATCAGATGAAGTCTCTCGATCTCCTTCTTTACAATGCGTAATAGTATTCGATATTCTCTTAACATAGGAATAAATATACTTCTACCTTTAAACCGACCAAGTTGAAATTCACCTACATTTTCTCGATGAAATTCAATCATTTCAAATAATTTATTCTGAAAATTTTGTAATTCGGATGCTCTTATCTGATGATTCAAAGTCGTAAAAACGAACACGACGGTCAACAAAGATACGCTGATAGTTACATATGACTCGAAAGTGAGTTTGTATTCATCAAACGATTTCAAATTACAACCATTCTTCCTAAAACAAGATTCAAGTAATGGATAGTTTATTAAAATCAATCCGATCAAAAGCAGAGAATAGTCTTTCCAATAACTTCTAAAGTGTCTAATAAGATTCTTCATATTTTTAAATTTTGTAGTTTTAATGGCGCTTGCGTCTAACGAAAGAGACTTCTCGACGTTTGCGGTTCTGGAGCGCGCTAAACGCGCGGAAGAATTGGCACGAGACTTGAGTGAGCCTTAGCGAACGTCTCGCAAGTCGAGTGACAAAGCAAATGTGCCGAAGGCCAAGCGAGGGTTGCGATAGCAATCCCGAAGCGCCGCGAGAAGTCGAAGTTATGCGCTGTAAACATTATTCTACGGCAAACTCATTCTGTAGCAATAATCACAGATAAATGGGAGCATATGGGTATAGGATGAAATTATTGCTATAATAATCCAAAGAAATATAAATAGAATAGGAAGTAATGATTCTTGTTGTCCGCTAGAATTATGTTTAGGTAAAAATTTCTCTCTGTCGTGAATTTTAATTAAACGAATATGACCAAGTTTCTTTTCGATTTTTTTTGATCTTCTGAATCTTAAATTAAGATATTCCTTCGTTCTTAGGCAGCTTAATCTCCAAATTAAGCAAATTAGTATGTTAAATACAATAAGAGAGATTAGTATTGTAATGATAGGTAATTCAATATTAATTTCTCCCTTTAAAAGGAAAATTGAGATTCCAGAAAGGAATAAAGATTCTATTGCTAAGAAAAAATTACTTTTTATCCAATATTGTTTGTCCCAATGAATTATTTGATTTGAAATAATTTTATATTCTTCTAGTAGTACTTCGTATTTGTGTTTCATATTTGCGTTTA
The window above is part of the Leptospira sanjuanensis genome. Proteins encoded here:
- a CDS encoding putative phage abortive infection protein gives rise to the protein MIEFHRENVGEFQLGRFKGRSIFIPMLREYRILLRIVKKEIERLHLIYNNEEVVNISYLIFFYGVGKTSTKILTNALARYPKFLIKKLVIKLQNPKTIKKVRKKSKLSYIPFQGHQSRLGHYYRNLYAIVKFVHYQRINIDKYEYVRNIRSQLSNHEQALLLINIISDIGLTWKKEFFLEKYRLVRNIPKGFFNESKEFDPTHYLPAKYMEYNDIEILRAKIG
- a CDS encoding RipA family octameric membrane protein; the protein is MKHKYEVLLEEYKIISNQIIHWDKQYWIKSNFFLAIESLFLSGISIFLLKGEINIELPIITILISLIVFNILICLIWRLSCLRTKEYLNLRFRRSKKIEKKLGHIRLIKIHDREKFLPKHNSSGQQESLLPILFIFLWIIIAIISSYTHMLPFICDYCYRMSLP